From the genome of Trichomycterus rosablanca isolate fTriRos1 chromosome 18, fTriRos1.hap1, whole genome shotgun sequence:
AGCATAATCGAAATACCTACATTCACTACTGCTGCTGCAGCTTCCCAGAGTGCCTCGCACGATCATGCGGATGGTGTCACGAATCTGTTGCTTGTTTCCCCCATCCTTGGCAGACACGACTGGCTTTCCGGTAGGTTGGACCGGTGGCTTACTGTCCTAAGGGAAAGAAAAGGAGAGCAGATGTAAGTCAAATATGTGGCCAGGGGTAAGGAGTATCCTTGTGTTCAAGCAGGAAGCTGAGGAAATGTGGCTGATTGCTGGGACAGATACTGACCTCAGGTGCTTGCCTGGAAGGCTGATTACTGACTGAGGCCTTCCTGAGGTCATGTCGCAGTTTGTGgatgtcctcttcctcttttgtCAGTTTAGCTGCAAATAACATGTAGAAAACCAATTAGAACACAATACATTTTCCTAATAAAATGGTTTATATAAAATGGTTTGGCATCTATTCAAAGAAAACCAAAACTTTCAGGTGCTTACTTATTGTTTCTAAGTACTTTGCTTTGTCCTTCCTGCCACCAAACAGAGCAGCAGCAGCTTTCTTAAAGAAGCTCTTGGCAGGACTGTGTTGGAGGTCTGGCGCTGTATGACAGCAACTGGAAGACAACCTGTCTGGGGTAAAaccctaaaaaaaaataaaaaaagacaagaaAACCAGGTCTTAACACAAATGCTACAAGATGGCATAAGGCTTGTACTGTGTCCCAGACTTCATCATCTACTTATACATACCTGGCTGAAGAACTCATGGCATAGGATGTCATCAAGTCTCGGTCTGTGCTCTGGATTCTTGGCTAACATGCTGCTAATGAGATGCCTGGCTTGTGGAGACAGTGTGGATGGCATGGTGTACCGTGCTTCCCGTATGCACCGATATGTCTCCTTCAGATTGGTGGTTTCAAACGGAGGTCTGCCTAAAAGCATTGTGTACCTGTAAAGGCATAAAATATGCAGTTGAAGAGGAGCTCAAGATGGCATGTAGGGCCATGTATTCTAAACCCAGTGTTCACGACTTACATGACACAGCCGAGTGCCCAGACGTCTGATTCACAGCCATGACCTTGCTTGTTGAGAACTTCAGGAGACAGATAGTTAGGGGTTCCACAAATCGTTCTTCTCCGGTTTTCCACCGGTTCTAGCTTAGCTGCCAGGCCAAAGTCTCCTATCTTGAGTTCCATTGCTTCATTAATGAAGAAGTTGCCTGTAGATATGAAACAGGTGATTATGAATTCTGTTACAATGTGGCATGTAACCGGTGCGATTGATTCCTGGTAGATCCTTTAGTAGCGTACCTAATTTCAGATCTCTGTGAAGAATTTCTTGTTCGTGGAGATATTTCAATCCAGACACAATCTGTCTCAGGTAGTACCGAACCTCTGGTTCTGTGAGGACCTTGCGTGCTTTCAGGATGTGCGCCAATGACTAGGGAGAAGAAAACAGCACAATAAATATAAGCCCGGTGACAGATCCCGGTGCAGCAGATTGACAGCTTGATGTTGGGTGGAAGGGACTGTACTGACGATACTTACTCGACGACTACAGTGTTCCAGAAGTATATAAATATTGTCCTTGTCCTCGAAATGGTAATAGAACTGGACGATGTGTTTGTGATGAAGGGCTCTGTGCAATTCAATTTCTCTGTCGATCTGTCAAGAATGAAGAGGTAATTTATTGCTGAGAGGAAGTGAGTCAGCAAGCAAGCATATGAGAAAGTGATAAAGTAAGAAACACACCTTTTCCCTTTGGTGGGGTTTGGAGACACGCGTGTGTGGGATAATTTTTACAGCATACACTTTGCCTGAGGAGAGATCTGTAAATTCGTAACATTTGGCAAAGCCACCCTGTGAAGAGAAATGCAGTCAATCAGAATCCAGCAATCAGGATGGCATAACCGCACAACATGTCAAATCATGAATCAATTTTAATGTACGTGCTTTTACACAGAATCATGACCTGCTTCACAATGCCATCAAGTCCTTTAATAGTCTGTTAAAGTGTACTATGTCTATATAAATAATGCATCCATACCTTGCCGAGAACTTTTCCTCTACAGTAGCATTTCCCCGTGCTGCAGTCCGATATGATCCGTGACATTTCCTGCGTGGGGTGCGCGCTATCCTCTACCTTTCCATGTCTCGTCTCGCTTGCTTTGTACTGCGTGTGATCGCACatcttgttgttgttattgttgtgaaCAGGTGGGTGAGAGATAGTCCTGAGTATATCCATCCTCTCGTCCACACGGTACAATGTCCCAACTCAACTGAGCGACTGTCGGTGCGGTTTTCTCTTTTATACAGCAACAGTCCTGCCTCTTTCCTCTCAGCGCCTGCGTCACGCCTCTCGGAGCGCTCAGTATCATTCATACCGCCCATACTACTgtttcactctctctctctctctctctctctctctctctctcacacacacacacacacacacacacacacacacacacacacacactggtgctatactgacattaaaaccacctccttgtttctacactcactgtccattttatcagctccacttaccatacagctccacttacatacacttactgaatgtagtccatctgtttctctgcatactttgttagccccctttcatgctgttcttcaatggtcagaaccaccagaggaccaccacagagcaggtgttatctgattcattcataccagcacaacacacactaacacaccaccaccatgccagtgtcactgcagtgctgagaatgatccaccacccaaataatacctgctctgtggtggggaAAGAGAGActaaaatactactaataatatttttattcatgttgTAACAATGGGATGGCATGATGGCCTAGGTTCTTCTCCTCGGCCGATTtgtttctgtatggagtttg
Proteins encoded in this window:
- the LOC134332147 gene encoding serine/threonine-protein kinase PLK2-like, encoding MDILRTISHPPVHNNNNNKMCDHTQYKASETRHGKVEDSAHPTQEMSRIISDCSTGKCYCRGKVLGKGGFAKCYEFTDLSSGKVYAVKIIPHTRVSKPHQREKIDREIELHRALHHKHIVQFYYHFEDKDNIYILLEHCSRRSLAHILKARKVLTEPEVRYYLRQIVSGLKYLHEQEILHRDLKLGNFFINEAMELKIGDFGLAAKLEPVENRRRTICGTPNYLSPEVLNKQGHGCESDVWALGCVMYTMLLGRPPFETTNLKETYRCIREARYTMPSTLSPQARHLISSMLAKNPEHRPRLDDILCHEFFSQGFTPDRLSSSCCHTAPDLQHSPAKSFFKKAAAALFGGRKDKAKYLETITKLTKEEEDIHKLRHDLRKASVSNQPSRQAPEDSKPPVQPTGKPVVSAKDGGNKQQIRDTIRMIVRGTLGSCSSSSECLEDSTMGTVADTVARVLKGCLENMSEANEISKESLNCSLQWVTKWVDYSNKYGFGYQLSDHTVGVLFNNGTHMSLLADKKTVHYYAELGQCTVFPTSEASEQFVSQVTILKYFAHYMEENLMDGGDLPNVTDVSKPRLYLLQWLKSDRALMMLFNDGTFQVNFYHDHTKIILCSQDDEYLLTYINEERVSTTVRLSTLLHCGCSSDLRSRMEYALNMLLQRCN